The genomic segment TTCCAGTACGCCACCGCGTAGAACAACGCGATGACCGCGAGCACCGCCTTGCTCATCGGCAGCACAATCCGCCACAGGATCAGCCCGTCACCGGCGCCGTCCACGCGGGCGCTGTCGATGATCTCGCCGGGCAGCTCCATGAAGAACGCCCGCAGCACGATCACGTTGAACACGTTGACCAGCACCGGCAGGATCAGCGACCAGTAGCTGTCCAGCAGCCCCAGGCTCTTCACCATCAGGTAGCTCGGGATGATGCCGGGGGTGAACAGCAGCGGCATCAGCACCACCAGCAGGAACGGCCGGTGCAGTAGGGTCCCGCGCCGGCTCAGCCCGTAGGCGAGCAGCGTGGTCGCGGTCAGGCTCAGCAGCGTGCCCACCGCGGTGACGAACAGGCTGACCAGCGTCGCCCTGGTGACCACGCCGCCGGACAGGATCGCGTTGTAGGCGTCGAAGCTGATCGAGCGCGGGATCAGCACGAACCCACCGGCGTTGGTCACGTCCTCCCGGGTGGCCAGGCTGGTCGACACGATGCCCGCGAACGGCACCACCACCACGGCGCAGCACAGGGTGAGCACCACGGCCTTGACCGCCTTGCCGAAGGCCGACGGTCCCTCGAGCGCGCTCATCGCTGGTAGACCCCCTGCTCGCCGAACCGGTGCGCCAGCTTGTTCGCGCTCAGCACCAGCGCCACCCCGACCAGCCCCTTGACCAGGCCGACCGCCGCGCTGACGCCCCAGCTGCCCGCCAGGATCCCGTTGTTGTAGACGTAGGTGTCCAGCACTTCGCTGGCGTCGGCGCCCACCGCGGCCTGCTGCAGGATGATCTGCTCGAAGCCGACGGTCAGCGCGTCGCCGAGGCGCAGGATGAGCAGCAGCACGATGATGCCGCGCAGGCCGGGCAGGGTGACGTGCCAGAGCTGGCGGGCGCGGCTCGCGCCGTCCATCGCCGACGCCTCGTACAGCGTGGTGTCGATCCGCGACAGCGCGGCCAGGAACAGGATGGTGGCCCAGCCCGCGTCCTTCCACAGCACCTGGCTGGTGATCAGCGCCTTGAACAGCTCCGGCGAGCCGATCACGTTCACCGTGGTGAAGTCGTTCTCGCGCAGGAAACCGTTGAGCAGCCCGGAATCGCCGAGCATCTGCTGGAAGATCGCCACCACGATCACCCAGGACAGGAAGTGCGGCAGGTAGAGCACGCTCTGCACGACCCGCTTGAGCCGTTCGGAGATCAGGCTGTCCAGCAGCAGCGCCAGCGCGATCGGCACCGGGAACACCACGATCACCTGCAGCAGCGTGATCACCAGGGTGTTGGTGAGCGCGTTGAGGAAGGCCGGGTCGCCGCCGAAGACCACGTCGAAGTTGGTCAGGCCGACCCACGGGCTTTCGAGGATGCCGAGGTAGGGCTGGTAGTCCTTGAACGCGATCACGTTGCCGAGCAGCGGCACGTAGTGGAACAGCACGAGCAGGGTGATGCCGGGCAGCGCGGCGAACACCAGGAACCGGTCCCGCGTGAACCGCTGGCGGCGGCTCGGGCCGGTTCGTGCGGTCACGCCGTCCTCCTCGACGAACTCTCACCGATCGCTTCCAGAAACTATCGGAAATTATCGCGATCAAAAACTAACCGCCTCGCCCATCCGCGTCAAGGAGCTGGACAACCTGCTCGTAAACCGCGACAAACGCCGATCGGCCTATTCGAAACTTTCGAATAGGCCGATCAGGGGAAGCGCTTTCAATCGCGAGTGGTCAGAGCCGTGCGAGCAGGAGGTGCATCGACTCGGTGGTGTTCTCGGCGACCGCGCGCGCGGCCAGGTCCCCGTCACCGGCGGCGACCGCGGCGGCGATTTCCGCGTGCTGCGCCACCGAAGCGCGGTGATCGGCCGCGTCGGCGAAGTACACGTGCTCGTAGCGGCGGATGGTCCGCCACAGCCCGTTGGTCAATTCGAGGAGCCGGGTGTTGCCGCACCGGGAAACCAGGACTCGGTGGAACTCGGCGTCGAACCCGTGTGCCGCCGCGGGATCGGTGGCCGCGGCGAAAGCGGAATTGATCTCCGTCAATTTCGGTGCCAGCCCGCGCAAAGCGGAGCCCGTACCGCGCACCGCCCACTCTTCGAGGTGCGCGATGATCGGATAGGTCTCGCGGACCTCGTCCGCGCTCAGCTCGGCCGCGAGGAAACCGCGGCCGCGATCGAACCGGACCAGTCCGCCGCCTTCCAGGCGCAGCAACGCTTCCCGCACCGGTGTCCGGCTGACGCCGAGGTCTTCGGCGAGCGCGCTTTCGTTGATCCGCTCCCCCGGCGCGATCTCCGCGGCCAGGATTCGGGTGCGCAGCAGCTCTTCGAGATCGGCCCGGTTCACCGCGCCTCCTCGACGAGCCTGCCGACCAGCTCCGCCGCCTCCTCGTCGGTAAAGGCGGCGGTCGAACTGCCCACGCCGGCCTCCGCCATCGCCAGGCCGGGCACCGGGGTCTCGGTGAAGTTGGCGAACAACCACAC from the Amycolatopsis magusensis genome contains:
- a CDS encoding ABC transporter permease, encoding MTARTGPSRRQRFTRDRFLVFAALPGITLLVLFHYVPLLGNVIAFKDYQPYLGILESPWVGLTNFDVVFGGDPAFLNALTNTLVITLLQVIVVFPVPIALALLLDSLISERLKRVVQSVLYLPHFLSWVIVVAIFQQMLGDSGLLNGFLRENDFTTVNVIGSPELFKALITSQVLWKDAGWATILFLAALSRIDTTLYEASAMDGASRARQLWHVTLPGLRGIIVLLLILRLGDALTVGFEQIILQQAAVGADASEVLDTYVYNNGILAGSWGVSAAVGLVKGLVGVALVLSANKLAHRFGEQGVYQR
- a CDS encoding GntR family transcriptional regulator; translation: MNRADLEELLRTRILAAEIAPGERINESALAEDLGVSRTPVREALLRLEGGGLVRFDRGRGFLAAELSADEVRETYPIIAHLEEWAVRGTGSALRGLAPKLTEINSAFAAATDPAAAHGFDAEFHRVLVSRCGNTRLLELTNGLWRTIRRYEHVYFADAADHRASVAQHAEIAAAVAAGDGDLAARAVAENTTESMHLLLARL
- a CDS encoding carbohydrate ABC transporter permease, with translation MSALEGPSAFGKAVKAVVLTLCCAVVVVPFAGIVSTSLATREDVTNAGGFVLIPRSISFDAYNAILSGGVVTRATLVSLFVTAVGTLLSLTATTLLAYGLSRRGTLLHRPFLLVVLMPLLFTPGIIPSYLMVKSLGLLDSYWSLILPVLVNVFNVIVLRAFFMELPGEIIDSARVDGAGDGLILWRIVLPMSKAVLAVIALFYAVAYWNSFFSALLYLNDTAKWPLQLVLRTYVVNQSQLGVDQLGSGADLPPAEAVQMAILVLSIIPVLLVYPFVQRHFTKGVLIGAVKG